Part of the Chanos chanos chromosome 5, fChaCha1.1, whole genome shotgun sequence genome, AATGTAATAGTGGTGTCAAAAATATTAAAGTGTGTgcaatttttactttttcaaagtAGAAAAATGCACAACCCAAAAATGTATGAGATGATGCAGATCAAATTAAAtttcctgagagaaagagagagagagggagagagagagatggacggacaggcagacagacagacagacagacagacggacagagagacaccGGAGAGCAGGGGAGGAAGGCAGACATCCACTCATTTTAAATCTCCAGAGAAGAAGTCTAAGATTCTGGATGTGTCTCCAGTTGAGTCTGTTTAAGTCAATATAATCTGAAGCACTCATAACCCAGACCCTCAGTCCTAAAAACAGTCCTCTTTGTCAACACCTAAAAACAGCCCTAAGAAACAGTCCTCTCTGTCAGTCCTAAAAGCCATCCCATTTGCCTGCCCTAAAAACAGTCCCTGTCGTCAGGTGGTCGGGGGCTAACTAACTTATTAATCACTAATATACAAACAGCCTCATACCACCACTGACCAGCACCACTGTCTCATTTAGCTTAAGCAAAGTATTAGACAGAACAGAAAGACATATTTGGAACGTtggtaaaaataaaactggAACAGGTAAGAACTGCTGGGCTGTAAATGGAAAATTTGAATTGATGGACAAACAAACTATAGAAAAgagcagacaaaaaaagataatgGTTGCCCTGAGATCTGTGAATTTGTGGCCACTTTTGAACAGGTAAAGTGAAAGATAAGATGCACTAGAACACAGTACTTGGAAAACAAACCTAAaggaattcattcattcattcactttctaAAGGAATTCcttcgttcattcattttcctaattagggtcatggggggtgctggagcctatcccagcgctcatggAGCAAAAGGtgggaaaacaccctggacaagtcaccagtccatcgcaggaatttgaatataatattatataaatttaacaacagtgaaaacactgtATCCTCTTTGGAGAGtcaaaatgtgaatattttcgTACAGTTTGTCTGCGCCATGGTCTTAGGTGCATTGAATAGATATGTCATTGACGTGAAGTTTTTCCTCTTGACGTGAAGttcatcctttttctttccttctctctcttctttctcttcttcttcttctgcaaCGTATGCATCATATGCAGTCTGATGGTGTCATGGTGAAATGACATGAAAGTCACTTGAAAATGACCTGTTTTACACATCACTTTGCACTTCATAAACTTTTTTCTAGATCTCTTTGTACCTAATTTAGGTCCATACTGTGGCTTCTGCTCATTTTATATTTCTAAGTCTTTTTATTCGAcctgtgtgctgtgtaatttCCTCAGCAGAGAGATGAACTGGGTGGTCTTTCTCTGTACTGTTTTACAGTGACAGGACTTTCTCCCATGAGCTCATACATGGtttcagatgtgtgtatgtgaatagaAGAGTACACTCACATGTCCCCATTAGATagacagccagagagaaggagtgagagagagagagagagagagagagagagacagaggaagggagggagagagagagaggggaggggaataGTGATAAGAGGGAGAGTTGGAGTggatacagacagacaagcttAAGTGAGACAGAACACACTTGCTTAAACAttgggacacacacagacctctaaGCTCTCTCTCCTGGAACAGACTGCTCCTTCAGATCAACCTTGAGTTTCTGCTTTGGTGGAATTTTGTACTGTCTGGGAGGCACGGAGACAAGAACCTAGTAGGAGcggtaagaaaacaaaaaaaaccctgacttaactttttttgtgttttcatgtgtgtcaGTATTTAAAGCTAATGGGACTATAAACCCCCCCCCTTTGCATCTAGAATTTTAGATGAAAACAGCAGGAAGCACTGTTTACTCTACTGTCCTTATCTCttctcatatctctctctctctctctctccatctctctttctttctctttgtctgctacagatgttacagtagACTGTTTTTTAAGAATCTTGTTAGATTATCTGAAAAAGCACAGGTTTAGAGCAGATTACTGAGATGGCAGTTCATGTCATGAGTTAGGGAAGTGGAAGGTTTGTACAGAATGTTAGTATTTATAAACATCATGGTCAcgtcatatttctgttttttttccccctcgcgTACACTCTCTCcaggaaaaaacaacatttcctgCTCTTTCTATCTCCAAAGTCTGGAATTCTGAGATCATAATGTACTCTCCCATGTGGCACTACATCTTGATTGTCATGACAACCATGTCCTTTGAGCTGATTGGTGGAAATTGTCAACAGAACGACACAAGTGACTTCTTTCTCTCAGATGACCCAATGACCATCCAGTCACCTCGTAAGAAAAGCCACAGCAATCCCTCGGCCCAGACGTGGGAGCCTGAAGAGTCAACAGTGGAACCTCCGGGGTCTAATCACGTACCCCTGCACTTggtctcttccctctcctcttcctcttctgtgGCGTCTAGTAACAGCTCAGTGCACGTTCGTCCCGTGGCACCTCCCCGCTGTTTACGGAGCACGTCCATAACGACACTGTTTAAGTATGTTAACACGATACTGTCGTGCGTGATATTTCTGGTTGGAGTGGTAGGCAATGCCACGCTGCTCAGAATCATCTACCACAACAAGAGCATGAGAAATGGCCCTAACGCTCTCATCGCCAGCCTCGCCCTAGGAGATCTCATCTATATTGCCATAGACATCCCCATTAATCTGTACAAGGtactacagacagtcacatgcacacatgccgGCATGtgcacgcatgtacacacacacacacacatacacacatacacacataaacagacacacacacaaacacacagcctctctctctctctctcacacacacacacacacacacataaatgcatatacgcacacacacacacacattcacacacatacatgcatatatgcacgcacacacacacacacacactctgaactCACCTTCAAAATCATAAATAGACTCttgagacacgcacacacacacttaaaacacataaaaaggaGTCTACATATCCATACATATTCCTACCTTCACAggcaaaaaacagaacagacataGTTCTATGTGTGCATTATTGATATGCTCCAGCGTGTTGAGTGTTTCTCTGATATGAGCCCCCAAAATAAACATATCAGACTGACCTGACACgtccctatacacacacacacacagacacacaaagacacacacagacacagacacacacacacacacacagacacagacacagacagacacacacacacagacacagacacacacacacacacacacacacactcacacacacacacacacacacacacacaaaataaaccgTCTATAGTGATGTggttgtgtttatatatttgtttgtagcTCCTGATGATGCGTTGGCCTTTTGATGATAGTGTGTTTGGACTCTTCTTGTGTAAGCTGGTGCCCTTCCTGCAGAAAGCCTCAGTGGGTATCACAGTCTTAAACCTGTGTGCTCTCAGCATTGACAGGTAACACAGATGAGTACCGATTCTGAATCTCTTCTGTGTTAAGACTCCTTCCAAAACTGAGTTTAATGTAAAGCTAAATAAACTGTggatatttaaatattcagtttgTTGAGTAAAGTCATGGTCATAATTTGAAGGCTAattgttacgtgtgtgtgtgtgtgtgtgtgtgtatgtttgtgtgttttttaatgtgtgtaggtACCGTGCAGTAGCATCATGGAGTCGTGTACAGGGTGTGGGTATTCCTGTCTTCACTGCGGTGGAGATTGTGTGTATCTGGGTGATATCAGTGGTCCTGGCTGTACCTGAGGCTGTGGGCTTCACTATGGTCAACTTTGAATACCACAACATCTCTATGCGAACCTGCATGCTCAGCCCAAACACAACCTTCATGACAGTGAGTGTATGCCACTACTCTATTGGGGGGGGGTAACAGATATTATACTTCAGTAAAAGTAAAGATACAGTGATAAAAGAACCataaaaagtccaaaaaaatCCTTGAGTTTAATTTGGTATTTAATTTGAAAGAGTGTGTGCCTTTTAATGTACTCAAGTTCTCGCAAGCACAAGCTAAAAttaatgttaatttaaaaaaaaaaaaaaaaagaaaagagaagaaaaaaaaaacagaaaaaggggaGTGTTTTCCCATCCGCTGTCTGGCAGGTCATGGGAATAATGCTGTACGGATCATGAATCCGCATCATTTATGGTCAGAACtctaactaaaaaaaacaaaaaaaaccccaacgacacaaaaaaaaagccctcagcGTATGACTGACCGTGTGAAATGAAACACGTAATGACACTTGTCAGTACAAATTTATTGTAATTTATCGTTATTGTAAAAGTATATCATTTCTTCATAGATGTAGTCAGGCAGAGTGAAAGGTGATCATATTGCTGTTACTCAGTCAGAGAGCAGATCTACCAGTATACTGCTTAAGTACAGTGCTGAAAAGTACCAGTACCACTCCTGCTAGACCGTCTCAAACTGAAGAAGACTGAATGTTGTGGACTTCCTGATTGGTGGACACTGGTCTACCTGTAGCACTGAGGTGACATTCTACACTAGTTTAGCTTTGTTAACTTGGCTAATTTGAGAAGGATCTACGAACAGCTGTTTTGAGTCGAGGGAGATTCTAACTCACATTGTGTAGAAATGAAACACACTTGCATTACTGTTTTTTAGAGACATCACAAAACACTTCATTATCACCACTCGTTGTCATGTCGCCGTGGTCATGGCCTCACATGGGCCGTAGCTTTTATGAAAGATAGTGATCTGGAggtaatatctgtgtgtgtcagcccaCTGCTGCATCCAGTAAAGATACATCACCGCATACTCACACtaattacacagtcacacaagcTAAAGTCATGAGAACGCAGGTTTACATGATATTCATGACGTGCTGTATTGTTTACATGACTCTCTCCTTGTTACATGCTGAGTGTTCAGTGCTCACGtttggctatgtgtgtgtgtgactgtgtttgtgtgtgtgtgtgtgtgtgtgtgtgtacagttttaCAGGGATGCCAAGGACTGGTGGCTGTTTGGGTTTTATTTCTGCATGCCTCTGGCCTGCACAGCCTTCTTCTACACGCTAATGGCGGTGGAGATGCTAAATCACAGGAAGGGAAGTCTGAGAATTGCCCTGACTGAACATCTCAAACAAGTCAGTCTGCTAACACTGCATCTCAACACATGCATTAGGATATCTAAAACTCAACTATCAGCAATAATCAGCAACTCAATGATCTTTCTCAAGGAATAGCGTCATATTTCTAATTCTTTGTTcacattttatgtttcatgCGTTGGAAAAAAgtacacaaaacatttttcttctctgtagtCAGTTTGTTTTCGTACATAGTCCATTGAGAGTTCGTGGTCCCAATTGTTTTTCTAGGTTCTGTTTACAATTTGGACTGAGTCATACTCTTTCAGGGAACTGTTATACGTTATTTATGCAGCCTGGGGATACAGATTCTTAGCTCTTGACTTGTAAAACGACAGCTTGTTTATTTGGAAAGGAAGtgtatacaaaaacacatacatattttaacaaGTGTAAAAATggatttatatttgtttttgtgaataGAGACGTGAGGTGGCCAAGGCAGTGTTTTCTCTGGTCCTAATTTTCACTCTGTGCTGGTTACCACTGCATCTGAGCCGTATCCTGAAGAAAATGGTTTATACTCAGCATGATGTTGGACGCTGTGACCTACTCAAGTAAGCCAACACACTTCCCCTTACTTTTAATCTCATACTCCAAACATGTCTCAAGATGCACTTTTAAGGTGCACTTTCATTTCCGCAAATGAAGAACACTGTTCTACACTGGCCAGCTAGGCAGTTGCCCTGCATTCTGTAGTGCTGTAGTTTTGTAGTTGTagtctgtagtttttttttgctttgcgaTGCAATACTTTTGTTGTGATGTAAAAAATTATGATGCGTTCGTTTTTTTGTAATATAATCCTTTCTGATTTGTGATGTAGTAGAACTGTGATATGATTAGGCTGTATGACAGTTTTGTTATGTTAcaattttgtgcttttgtgatGTAATTACTTTACAGCTTTTTGACACCCTGTTATTGTAGCATTATGATACAGTAGCTATAGCTTTGTGAGGTAATACATTAGGGGCTTTACTAAGttgtaattttgtttcttttctgctgAACCAACCTAGTGGTATTATGGTGTAGTAATAAAGCACTATTGCATATTTCCGACATTGGTATACTGGTATTGCAATTCAGCATGAGTTTGGTCCTGGACATTTGTAGCTTTTTGCAGAACAGACTTTGCAATAGAGAACCATTTTCTCCTTTAATCAGATTCCAGTATGCATTGTATACTTCATATGTTTGAGCAAGAGTAATTAAGCTTTGTTGATGTTATGATTCTATTTCACAATGACTGAACTATCAGGTCTAATGTAAGCTGAGTCAGCATTTCTGATTCAGTGGGTTGTGGCCTTGAAaaatgactgtctgtctgtttgtttgtttgtttgtttgtttgtctgttagtTTCCTTTTGGTGCTGGACTACTTAAGTATAAACTTGGCCACCATAAATTCATGTATCAACCCCATCATCCTCTTCTTTGTCAGCAAAAAATTCAAAAGCTGTTTCAAG contains:
- the ednrab gene encoding endothelin receptor type Ab, which encodes MYSPMWHYILIVMTTMSFELIGGNCQQNDTSDFFLSDDPMTIQSPRKKSHSNPSAQTWEPEESTVEPPGSNHVPLHLVSSLSSSSSVASSNSSVHVRPVAPPRCLRSTSITTLFKYVNTILSCVIFLVGVVGNATLLRIIYHNKSMRNGPNALIASLALGDLIYIAIDIPINLYKLLMMRWPFDDSVFGLFLCKLVPFLQKASVGITVLNLCALSIDRYRAVASWSRVQGVGIPVFTAVEIVCIWVISVVLAVPEAVGFTMVNFEYHNISMRTCMLSPNTTFMTFYRDAKDWWLFGFYFCMPLACTAFFYTLMAVEMLNHRKGSLRIALTEHLKQRREVAKAVFSLVLIFTLCWLPLHLSRILKKMVYTQHDVGRCDLLNFLLVLDYLSINLATINSCINPIILFFVSKKFKSCFKSCLCCWCYSNSLLSSMVPLNGTSIQYKTPDLNNLHADRSLRKDSYN